Proteins encoded in a region of the Paenibacillus wynnii genome:
- a CDS encoding carbohydrate ABC transporter permease, which yields MRLNRTNWLSTCFLIAGSIFLLFPLYMTFMLAIKNNQEIANGVLAFPKVFRWENFSIAAEKIDYWQKFRNSALITVLTVTFTLFTNSFVAYAIKKNFDHKFFKGLYFYFVSAMFVPFPIIMLPVVKLTSKFGLDNLYGLIVLYIVYGLSFNVLLYVGYLKSLPQELDEAARVDGATVWQTFWKIVFPLLAPINATVAIITTVWAWNDFLLPLIMLDQESQATLPLAQFIFQSKFGQDTNLAFASYLMAMAPMLIVYMLAQKWIISGVTRGAVK from the coding sequence ATGCGCTTAAACCGGACGAATTGGTTATCCACTTGTTTTCTTATTGCCGGATCTATATTTTTGTTATTTCCCCTGTATATGACCTTTATGCTGGCAATAAAAAATAACCAAGAAATTGCAAATGGCGTTCTCGCCTTTCCGAAAGTGTTCAGATGGGAGAATTTCAGCATCGCTGCGGAAAAGATAGATTATTGGCAAAAATTTCGGAATAGTGCCTTAATCACTGTATTAACCGTTACATTTACACTATTCACTAACTCCTTTGTCGCCTATGCGATAAAGAAAAACTTTGATCATAAATTTTTTAAAGGCTTGTATTTTTACTTTGTAAGTGCGATGTTTGTTCCCTTTCCGATTATCATGCTCCCTGTAGTGAAATTAACTTCTAAGTTTGGCTTGGATAATCTGTATGGCCTCATAGTGCTGTATATCGTGTATGGCTTGTCTTTTAATGTCCTCTTATATGTTGGTTACTTAAAAAGCTTGCCCCAAGAGCTTGATGAAGCAGCAAGAGTAGATGGAGCTACGGTATGGCAAACCTTTTGGAAAATTGTATTTCCGCTGCTTGCTCCTATTAACGCTACGGTTGCCATAATTACAACGGTATGGGCATGGAACGACTTTTTGCTGCCTCTTATTATGCTGGACCAAGAATCGCAAGCCACTTTACCACTTGCACAATTTATTTTTCAATCGAAGTTTGGACAGGATACCAACCTTGCCTTTGCTTCCTACTTAATGGCGATGGCCCCTATGCTAATTGTGTATATGCTTGCGCAAAAATGGATTATTAGCGGCGTGACACGCGGAGCAGTGAAATAA
- a CDS encoding alpha-galactosidase, translated as MAIFYHEQEGLFHLQSKDMSYVIQLVHGYPAHAYWGKRLSEQGNLTGLLQHLERCSFIPNSVPGDNSISLDTLPQEYPQYGTGDFRTPAYQVELKDGTRVTELKYSTHRIIQGKPVLEGLPAVYAEDQDEVQTLELELSDEYLGLTVILSYSVFETFSAVARSVKFIHKGKEPFRLLKAISASVDFQDADFEWLCLHGSWARERHMERRPLGHGGTSAESRRGSSSHQMNPFVALLRPNADEDQGDVFGFSLVYSGNFEAKAEVDQFDTTRVTLGINAFDFSWLLTPGESFQTPEAVMVYSSEGLGGMSRTYHKLYRTRLCRGVHRDLERPILVNNWEATYFNFNADKIEAIAATATELGIELFVLDDGWFGKRDDDTSSLGDWNVDRNKLPRGLEDLANRVKSQGLQFGLWFEPEMISPESDLYRKHPDWCLHAPERRRTEARWQLILDMSRQDVRDYLFERLSEVLTSAPITYVKWDMNRNMTEIGSALAIPERQSETAHRYILGLYELLERLTKRFPEILFESCSGGGGRFDPGMLFYMPQTWTSDDTDAVERLKIQYGTSIVYPISTMGAHVSDVPNHQVGRITPLATRGEVAMSGNFGYELDLTVFTEEEKTMVRKQVSVYKDIRSLVQKGDFYRLRSPFDGKGNETAWMFVSEDRKEALVFYFQVLAVPNASMKRLALKGLNSQWIYQVEESESLYMGDRLMQAGLHLPQFHHDYASKMWKVKAVHQ; from the coding sequence ATGGCTATCTTTTACCATGAACAAGAGGGGTTGTTCCATCTTCAATCTAAGGACATGAGTTATGTGATTCAGCTGGTCCATGGTTATCCTGCTCATGCCTATTGGGGCAAAAGATTAAGCGAGCAAGGGAACCTGACGGGGTTGCTTCAGCACTTAGAGCGTTGTTCCTTCATTCCTAATTCGGTGCCGGGGGACAATAGCATATCCTTGGACACATTGCCCCAGGAATATCCGCAGTATGGAACGGGTGACTTTCGAACTCCGGCTTATCAGGTTGAGCTAAAGGACGGTACCCGAGTGACAGAGCTGAAGTACAGTACACACCGCATTATTCAAGGGAAGCCAGTGCTTGAAGGGCTTCCGGCGGTATATGCAGAAGACCAAGATGAGGTGCAGACGCTTGAACTGGAACTGAGTGATGAGTATTTAGGGCTTACGGTGATTTTGAGCTACTCCGTATTCGAGACATTCAGTGCTGTTGCAAGATCCGTGAAGTTTATCCACAAAGGAAAGGAACCGTTCCGCCTCTTGAAGGCTATAAGTGCGAGTGTGGATTTTCAGGATGCGGATTTTGAATGGCTATGCTTACATGGGTCTTGGGCTAGAGAGCGTCATATGGAAAGAAGACCCTTGGGGCATGGGGGTACATCTGCCGAGAGTAGACGGGGTTCCAGCAGTCACCAAATGAACCCCTTTGTTGCATTGCTCCGGCCGAATGCGGATGAGGATCAGGGCGATGTATTTGGATTCAGCCTTGTGTACAGCGGCAACTTCGAAGCGAAGGCAGAAGTCGATCAGTTCGATACGACACGGGTAACCCTCGGGATCAATGCTTTTGATTTCTCATGGCTCTTGACGCCAGGGGAGAGCTTCCAAACGCCTGAGGCGGTAATGGTTTATTCATCAGAAGGGTTAGGAGGTATGTCCCGTACCTATCATAAGCTATACCGGACCCGCCTGTGCCGAGGTGTTCATCGTGACCTGGAGCGCCCGATCCTGGTCAATAACTGGGAAGCGACCTACTTTAACTTTAACGCGGACAAGATTGAAGCTATCGCTGCAACGGCCACTGAGCTCGGGATTGAGCTCTTTGTATTGGATGATGGCTGGTTTGGCAAGCGTGATGACGATACCAGCTCTTTGGGCGATTGGAATGTAGATCGGAACAAGCTGCCAAGGGGTCTGGAAGATCTAGCAAATAGGGTCAAAAGCCAAGGTCTGCAGTTCGGCCTTTGGTTCGAGCCGGAGATGATTTCTCCCGAAAGCGACCTGTACAGGAAGCACCCGGACTGGTGTCTGCACGCTCCAGAGCGGCGGCGGACGGAGGCCCGGTGGCAGTTGATTTTGGACATGTCGCGGCAGGATGTTAGGGACTATCTGTTTGAACGTTTAAGTGAGGTTCTTACATCAGCTCCTATCACTTACGTGAAGTGGGACATGAATCGGAACATGACAGAGATTGGTTCGGCACTGGCAATTCCGGAACGGCAGTCTGAGACAGCCCATCGGTATATACTTGGACTTTACGAGTTGCTTGAGCGTTTAACGAAAAGGTTCCCCGAAATTTTGTTCGAGAGCTGTTCGGGAGGGGGAGGCCGCTTCGATCCGGGGATGCTGTTTTACATGCCGCAAACCTGGACGAGTGATGATACAGATGCGGTAGAGCGCCTCAAGATCCAATACGGCACGAGCATAGTTTATCCAATTAGCACGATGGGCGCCCATGTGTCGGATGTGCCGAACCATCAGGTAGGGCGGATAACACCTCTTGCTACACGTGGGGAAGTAGCCATGTCAGGGAACTTTGGCTATGAGCTTGATTTGACTGTATTTACCGAGGAAGAGAAGACTATGGTCCGGAAGCAGGTTTCTGTATATAAGGATATCCGATCCCTGGTGCAGAAAGGTGATTTTTATCGCTTAAGAAGTCCATTTGACGGGAAAGGGAATGAAACGGCGTGGATGTTTGTTTCCGAAGACCGTAAAGAAGCATTGGTATTTTATTTCCAAGTGCTTGCAGTGCCGAATGCCTCTATGAAACGGCTAGCTTTAAAGGGCCTGAATTCCCAATGGATCTACCAGGTTGAAGAGTCGGAAAGTCTCTACATGGGAGACCGACTCATGCAGGCAGGCCTCCATTTACCTCAATTTCATCATGATTATGCAAGTAAAATGTGGAAGGTGAAGGCGGTTCATCAGTAA